The Ignavibacteriota bacterium sequence AAATATTTGCGGTTTGCGTATTGTTGCTGTACTGTAAAAGTTCTTTATCTAAAAACTTTCTATTAAATGCGTTTTTCATAATTTCAGCTTTTGCCGAATAATTTTTTGCGTCATTATCCTTCCCGAGTAATTTTGCAAATTTTGCCATGAGTCTTAATTCATAATTAAAGTAAGCTGTACCAATAAATTCCGAACTGGTTGTTCTAAGAGGATCACTCGAATGAATTAATTTTACATCTTCAGGAGGAACACACCAATCGCCGTAAGTATCTTTATACATTATTCCATCTTGAATATATTGATTCATATGATTTATCCATTTCTGCATATTTGGATAATGTATTTCTATTGTTTTTAAATCGCCGTATTGTTCATACAGCATTTCAGAAACAAATAAATATGTACCAGCCCATGTAGTATTGTCGTTATAAAATGGCCAATAGGAAGGACAAACATCGGGAATACTGCCTTTTTCATTTTGCGCGTCTCTGATGTCGCAAGCCCATTTATTATAAAGAAGCGAAAGGTCAAAAACAAAACTCTCTCCGGTACATTCCGAAGATCTGTCACCAAGCCAACCGTGTCTTTCATCTCTTTGCGGACAATCTGTTGGCATGCTTCTGTAATTTCCTCTTATTCCCCAAAAAGCATTTTTATAAATATTATTGATAAGCTGATTCGAGCTCTCAAATTTTCCAACTACTTTGAGTGAATCATAAACGACTTTTCCAACTATTGATTTTAAATTTGGTTTGCCGGGATAACCGATCATTTCAACATATCTAAATCCATGATAAGTGAATTTTGGTTCCCATCTTTCATCGCCGTCGCCTTTTAAAATGTAAGTATCGGTTACTTCCGCTGTTCTTATATTATCCAAAAACAAACTACCATCTTCATTTAAAGTTTCCGCAAATCTTAAAGCAACTTTATCGCCTTTCTTTCCGTTTACAAAGAGTTCAGTCCAGCCAACCATATTCTGTCCCATATCAAAAATAAAAACTCCGGGCTTTATTTCATTTACATCTATTGGTGTTACTTTTTCCATAATTTTAATTGGAGCGTTTGGCTGAGAAATTAATCTCTCTCCGGGTTTTTCAACCACTTCCGCGTTCAGCCATTTAGAATCGTTAAAATAAACTTCATTCCATCCATCCATTTCCATTGTCGCGTCGTAATATTCACCATCGTATTCGTTATTTTTTCTTATTGGTCCGTTTGCCGTAATTTTCCATGTGTTATCCGAGGCAACAATTTTCTTTGATCCGTCTTCATATTCAATTTCAATTTGACAAATTGCTTTCGGAAATCCGTATGTTCTCATAACCGCCGGAACTTCACTTCTCATAGCAAAATATCTTCCGTTACCTAAAATAATTCCCAACGCATTTTTATTTCGGTTAATATTATTAGTAATATCATAAGTCAAATAAAAAGTGGTTTTGTTATATTCGGTTGCGGCAGGAACAAAGACATCGTCGCTTACTTTTTTGCCATTGAGATAAAATTCAAACAAACCCAGTCCGGAAATAAAGGCAGTTGCCTTTTTTACTTTTTTATCAATATCAAATTCATGTCTCAACATTCTAGCAGATAATATTCGGTGAGCAGCATCTGGTTCATCACTGCCGACTGCCTTATCCAATCCAATCCATTTTGCTTGCCAATCATTTTCAGTTAACAACCCAGTTGAATAATGGTTAATATCACTTTCATGTTTTTCACCTTCTTCATCCCAAACAAAAACTTTCCAATAGTATTTTTGATTACTATTAAGCTTTTTACCTTCATATTTTATCTGAATTGTATTATCAGAATTGATCTTTCCGCTGTTCCATATTTCAGATTCATCGGTATTTAATTTTTTATAATTCTGTGAAACAATTATCTGGTAAGCTGTTTGTTTTGCGCCTCTTTTATTGGATTCCAATTCCCAGCTGAATCTTGGTATTTCAATATCAATTCCAATCGGATTAATTTTATACTCGCATTTCAAATTTTTAACTTCCATAGGTTCCGCTTGAATAAAACTTGTGAACATTAAAATTACTATTAATAATATTTTTGATCTCATGGTTTCTCCTATGAAAAGTATTTTAACTATAAAAGTTCTTTTAACTGGTTTGGTGAATCAGTTATAATTCCATCCACTTTTAACTTTATCATTTCTTTCATAATATCCAATTCGTTTACGGTCCAAACAAAACATTTTAATCCATGGTTTTTAATCATTTCTAAATTTGTTTTATTTACTAAATTGTAGTTTGGCGCAAGTCCATCATACTTATTTTCAATTCGATCGATTTTTTGCAATTCTTCTAAATATTGAACTCCATTTTTGCCAAGCAAATAAAATGTAATAATTTTTTTATTTCCCTTTTTAACTCTTAAAACAGTTTGTTCATTAAACGACTGCACAATTACCCAATTGTATGCATTATATTTCTCAATGATTTCTACAACTTTATTTTCCAATCCAGGATATTCTTCATCGCCGCCTTTTATTTCAATAAGCAACTTCACTTTCCCATTTATTAAATTCATCACTTGATTTAGTGTCGGTATCTTTTCATCTTTATACTTGCTGTCAAACCAATCTCCGGCGCTGTATTTTTGAATTTCAATTAAATTCATTTCTTTTACAATTCCCGAACCATTAGTCGTTCTGTCAATACGGTCATCATGAATTACAACAACTTCTTTATCTTTTGATAGAATAACATCAATCTCTATCATATTAACGCCAAGCGTCATTGCATTTTTAAAAGCCGCTAAAGTATTTTCCGGTGCTAATTTTGAACCGCCTCTATGAGCAATAATTATTAATTTATCTGATTGACAATTATTTAAGGATACAATTAACGCAATTAAAATTATTACTTTTAATAAAGTCATATTTATTCTCCAATGAATCCATAATATCTACCCATCCAATATGCGAGAAGCCACGATGCGCCGTCATCTTCCAAAGTACCGTTGCCGCCGCCGTCAGGAACATACGGATCATCGTTCCATTTATCCCAATTCATTTCATCCGGAGGCAATACGCTTATAAGTTGGGATTTGTTAAATCTGGTTTTATATGGCGACCATTGAATATCTTTTCTGATGCT is a genomic window containing:
- a CDS encoding family 78 glycoside hydrolase catalytic domain, coding for MRSKILLIVILMFTSFIQAEPMEVKNLKCEYKINPIGIDIEIPRFSWELESNKRGAKQTAYQIIVSQNYKKLNTDESEIWNSGKINSDNTIQIKYEGKKLNSNQKYYWKVFVWDEEGEKHESDINHYSTGLLTENDWQAKWIGLDKAVGSDEPDAAHRILSARMLRHEFDIDKKVKKATAFISGLGLFEFYLNGKKVSDDVFVPAATEYNKTTFYLTYDITNNINRNKNALGIILGNGRYFAMRSEVPAVMRTYGFPKAICQIEIEYEDGSKKIVASDNTWKITANGPIRKNNEYDGEYYDATMEMDGWNEVYFNDSKWLNAEVVEKPGERLISQPNAPIKIMEKVTPIDVNEIKPGVFIFDMGQNMVGWTELFVNGKKGDKVALRFAETLNEDGSLFLDNIRTAEVTDTYILKGDGDERWEPKFTYHGFRYVEMIGYPGKPNLKSIVGKVVYDSLKVVGKFESSNQLINNIYKNAFWGIRGNYRSMPTDCPQRDERHGWLGDRSSECTGESFVFDLSLLYNKWACDIRDAQNEKGSIPDVCPSYWPFYNDNTTWAGTYLFVSEMLYEQYGDLKTIEIHYPNMQKWINHMNQYIQDGIMYKDTYGDWCVPPEDVKLIHSSDPLRTTSSEFIGTAYFNYELRLMAKFAKLLGKDNDAKNYSAKAEIMKNAFNRKFLDKELLQYSNNTQTANILAIAFDLVPIENKEKIIGNLLQKILGEANGHVGNGIIGGQWLMRTLTNNGYADVAYKLASNSTYPSWGYMVKQGATTIWELWNGDHGDPGMNSGNHVMLLGDLIIWFYEDLAGIKTDPLIPAFKHIIMEPQVLGDLKYVKGAYHSLRGEIQSNWKLTDRNFEWNIQIPANTTATVFVPTLNKEDVFEKGILAKDAEGVKFMGWKGNSAIYEIQSGSYSFISKGVTKKITKSYTSNAVINPRDVTKMIGEKIITDISCSDKNAVIYYTLDGSEPNKNSFIYKDPIEITNNTILRAQAIDKDLNPSMIMQAVYNFVDPKINGISWKLYEGEFKKVPDFTKLKHTKEGKVYQFGLEGIDIPKYNFALQLESKIKIEEDGEYEFYTSSNDGSNLYIDDKLVVDNDGEHAVKQSSGRVNLKKGLHKIMVGYFQTGGSKGLQAMYSFKEIRFLPIPGQILFFK
- a CDS encoding glycerophosphodiester phosphodiesterase; the encoded protein is MTLLKVIILIALIVSLNNCQSDKLIIIAHRGGSKLAPENTLAAFKNAMTLGVNMIEIDVILSKDKEVVVIHDDRIDRTTNGSGIVKEMNLIEIQKYSAGDWFDSKYKDEKIPTLNQVMNLINGKVKLLIEIKGGDEEYPGLENKVVEIIEKYNAYNWVIVQSFNEQTVLRVKKGNKKIITFYLLGKNGVQYLEELQKIDRIENKYDGLAPNYNLVNKTNLEMIKNHGLKCFVWTVNELDIMKEMIKLKVDGIITDSPNQLKELL